The Methanomethylovorans hollandica DSM 15978 genome includes a region encoding these proteins:
- a CDS encoding pyridoxamine 5'-phosphate oxidase family protein, producing the protein MHEHEKEIEDLIGSIMAAELLAVLATKAPEYPYTNLVAFAATEDLKRLLFVTTRSTRKYLYLISDNRASLLIDNRSNSFIDFRDAVAINATGRVREADRENYSRLGDIYLRKHPYLRGFFSSDSSALMCMDVEKYIIVRDFQNVVELDM; encoded by the coding sequence ATGCATGAGCATGAAAAAGAGATAGAGGACCTGATCGGTTCCATTATGGCCGCAGAACTTCTTGCTGTACTTGCCACAAAAGCTCCGGAATATCCTTATACGAACCTTGTGGCCTTTGCAGCCACCGAAGATCTGAAAAGGTTGCTCTTTGTGACCACAAGGTCCACACGTAAATATCTGTATCTGATCTCCGATAACAGGGCTTCTTTGCTTATTGACAACAGGTCGAACAGTTTTATTGATTTCAGAGATGCAGTGGCCATCAACGCCACGGGCAGGGTAAGAGAGGCAGACCGTGAGAACTATTCTCGCCTCGGAGACATATACCTGCGTAAGCATCCATATCTGCGGGGCTTCTTCAGTTCAGATTCATCAGCACTCATGTGCATGGATGTGGAAAAGTACATCATAGTAAGGGATTTTCAGAATGTGGTGGAGCTTGATATGTGA
- a CDS encoding ArsB/NhaD family transporter: MILPVVVLCLVFLLTIIRQIGNIRLDLWQIMGLGALAVLLTGQISIPEAIEAINPDIMLFLFGVFAIGQALETSGYLSLVSYNFFKNAKNMDAIILYVLFGMGFASAFLMNDTLAIIGTPVVLLLARQHQIDPKVLLLALAFAVTTGSVASPIGNPQNLLIAMNGGIKDPFVVFARYLLLPTTVNLIAAYLVLKFFFREHFSAAVLNHSEPQTSDPKLASLSRLSLVLFVLLVCAKILVQLLSIPFDFRLTYIALIAAIPVLVLSSRRYELVKRMDWHTLVFFAAMFILMESVWNSGFFQGFLTDTQQSIVSISMVLSVSVILSQFISNVPLVALYLPILSHASVDTGGLLALAAGSTIAGNLSILGAASNVIIIHNAEKKGNVTLTFMEFFKIGVPLTIIQTCVYWFFLSL, translated from the coding sequence ATGATACTGCCAGTTGTCGTCCTTTGCCTTGTATTTCTTTTAACGATCATCCGACAGATAGGCAACATAAGGCTTGATCTGTGGCAGATAATGGGCCTTGGGGCCCTTGCTGTATTGCTCACCGGCCAGATCTCCATCCCGGAGGCTATAGAAGCTATCAATCCGGATATAATGTTATTCCTTTTTGGCGTGTTCGCCATTGGACAAGCCCTGGAAACCAGTGGTTATCTCTCCCTTGTTTCCTATAATTTCTTTAAAAATGCAAAGAACATGGATGCCATCATCCTGTACGTGCTTTTTGGCATGGGTTTCGCATCAGCTTTCCTCATGAACGATACTTTGGCAATAATCGGTACTCCTGTAGTGCTCTTGCTTGCAAGGCAACATCAGATCGATCCAAAGGTGCTCCTGCTTGCACTGGCTTTTGCTGTAACTACAGGCAGTGTTGCAAGCCCGATAGGCAATCCCCAGAATCTTCTCATAGCAATGAACGGCGGTATAAAAGACCCTTTTGTGGTCTTTGCACGATACCTACTGCTGCCGACCACAGTTAACCTAATAGCTGCATACCTTGTGCTCAAGTTCTTTTTCAGGGAGCATTTTTCTGCAGCTGTCCTGAACCATTCAGAACCTCAGACAAGCGATCCTAAACTCGCCAGCTTGTCCCGACTCTCGCTTGTCTTGTTCGTATTGCTGGTGTGTGCAAAGATCCTCGTGCAATTGCTGTCTATTCCCTTTGACTTCAGACTGACGTATATTGCTCTGATAGCTGCTATCCCGGTGCTTGTTCTGAGCAGCCGCAGATATGAACTGGTCAAAAGAATGGATTGGCACACCTTGGTTTTTTTTGCGGCTATGTTCATACTCATGGAAAGTGTGTGGAACTCAGGATTTTTCCAGGGTTTTCTGACGGATACGCAACAAAGTATCGTTTCGATCTCCATGGTCTTAAGCGTAAGTGTCATCCTGAGCCAGTTCATCTCTAACGTACCGCTCGTAGCTCTGTACTTACCTATCCTGTCCCATGCTTCAGTGGATACAGGAGGATTGCTGGCGCTTGCTGCAGGCAGTACCATTGCAGGCAATCTCTCTATCCTGGGTGCAGCAAGCAATGTGATCATCATCCATAATGCTGAGAAAAAAGGCAATGTAACACTCACTTTCATGGAATTCTTCAAGATAGGGGTACCGCTGACAATTATCCAGACCTGCGTCTATTGGTTTTTCTTGTCCTTGTAG
- the mbhE gene encoding hydrogen gas-evolving membrane-bound hydrogenase subunit E, with protein sequence MDPFILITLAVFLPFLLAVAVPAVEKLIKHRVGWFATLVAFISFLLVISISPLVMHGENFQASVEWLPSMGVEYSIYVDGLSVLFGIIITGIGIIIMFYSNGYMGHKEDLPRYYQWLLLFMGSMLGMVFAANTIMLFVFWELTSITSFMLIGYWRNKPQSVYGATKSLLVTAAGGLFMLAGFIVLRAITGTFDIPTILQNETLITMVKGHELFLAALILIFIGAASKSAQGPFYIWLPNAMEAPTPVSAFLHSATMVKAGIYLVARIHPIFSGTEAWFILVSGTGMITMLAAGFLAFRQTDIKAILAYSTISQLAYIMAMYGYTTYQEPGIGVAAATFHLLNHATFKACLFLVAGIVAHEAATRDITRLGGLRHEMPITFIIATIGALSMAGVPPLNGFLSKEMFYESSIEMGHALGSPFTFIIPAIAVAGGVFTFAYSIKFIAAIFLGKRPEKGIPPHIHDPSLIMILPAAFLAGLIIIFGLVPSIAVQNLIEPAASSIMMEAQHLHVQLWHGLTGSLAMTVVTFLLGIAVYTKYDRIAEWQNSFNRKYPMISVNYVYDSLVNNAGDTLKGFSSFMQPGSVKRYVVALLILMVVLFAIPFLKLSAGFAPTLNLNLEPYELVVFFFMIMAAVGAAVLPKYLPAVISLSALGYLVSLLFIYLSAPDLALTQVLVETLSTIIFLFAIVKIPQTFKEHISPSLFMRDALIAVSVASVVFILLLSATQGIIAPFESLSYYFIEKALPLAGGHNIVNVIIVDFRGYDTLGEIAVMCLAALGVYNLIHSRGESQ encoded by the coding sequence ATGGACCCATTCATACTGATAACATTGGCTGTATTCCTGCCATTTTTACTGGCCGTTGCCGTGCCAGCAGTAGAAAAGCTGATCAAACACAGAGTTGGCTGGTTTGCTACACTCGTTGCTTTCATAAGCTTTCTGCTGGTTATCAGTATTTCTCCCCTTGTGATGCATGGGGAAAATTTCCAGGCATCTGTGGAATGGCTTCCCTCAATGGGAGTAGAATATAGTATATATGTGGATGGCCTGAGCGTTCTTTTCGGTATAATTATCACGGGTATAGGCATAATAATTATGTTCTACTCGAATGGGTACATGGGTCACAAGGAAGACCTGCCAAGGTACTACCAATGGCTTCTACTGTTCATGGGTTCCATGCTGGGAATGGTATTTGCCGCTAATACGATCATGCTCTTTGTCTTCTGGGAACTTACCAGCATCACATCTTTCATGCTCATCGGCTACTGGAGGAACAAACCTCAGTCCGTGTATGGTGCGACGAAATCTTTGTTAGTGACAGCTGCAGGCGGACTTTTCATGCTTGCGGGCTTCATCGTGTTGCGTGCTATTACAGGCACCTTTGATATACCCACCATTCTGCAGAACGAAACACTGATAACAATGGTGAAAGGCCATGAATTGTTCCTTGCAGCTCTTATATTGATATTTATCGGAGCAGCATCAAAATCCGCTCAGGGTCCTTTCTATATATGGCTTCCCAATGCGATGGAAGCACCAACTCCTGTAAGCGCTTTTCTGCACTCTGCCACCATGGTAAAAGCCGGTATATATCTGGTAGCCAGGATACACCCCATATTTTCCGGAACAGAGGCCTGGTTTATACTTGTCAGCGGCACTGGAATGATCACAATGCTGGCAGCAGGTTTCCTGGCTTTCAGGCAGACCGATATAAAAGCAATACTTGCGTATTCCACCATCAGCCAACTGGCATATATTATGGCCATGTATGGATATACTACCTATCAGGAGCCAGGCATAGGAGTTGCTGCTGCAACCTTCCACCTGCTTAACCATGCAACGTTCAAAGCATGCCTGTTCCTTGTGGCAGGTATCGTTGCACATGAAGCTGCTACCCGTGATATCACACGGCTTGGCGGATTGCGGCACGAAATGCCCATCACGTTCATTATTGCCACGATAGGTGCCCTTTCCATGGCGGGAGTACCACCATTAAATGGTTTTTTGAGCAAGGAAATGTTCTATGAATCTTCCATTGAGATGGGACATGCGCTGGGAAGTCCTTTTACTTTCATTATCCCTGCGATTGCAGTTGCCGGCGGAGTATTCACTTTTGCATATTCTATAAAGTTCATAGCAGCTATTTTCCTGGGCAAGCGCCCTGAAAAAGGTATACCGCCCCATATTCATGATCCTTCGCTCATCATGATCCTTCCGGCAGCCTTCCTTGCCGGCCTTATCATTATCTTCGGGCTTGTGCCATCCATAGCCGTACAAAATCTCATAGAACCTGCGGCATCTTCAATAATGATGGAAGCCCAGCATCTGCATGTACAGCTCTGGCATGGACTGACAGGCTCTCTGGCAATGACCGTAGTGACATTCCTGCTGGGCATCGCAGTGTACACAAAATATGACCGTATAGCAGAATGGCAGAACAGCTTTAACCGTAAATATCCGATGATCAGTGTCAATTACGTATACGATAGCCTTGTGAACAATGCAGGGGACACTTTGAAAGGCTTCTCTTCTTTCATGCAGCCAGGTAGTGTCAAGAGATATGTGGTTGCACTTCTTATCCTGATGGTCGTATTATTTGCCATACCTTTCCTGAAACTTTCAGCAGGTTTTGCACCGACATTGAACTTAAACCTGGAGCCATACGAATTAGTGGTATTTTTCTTCATGATAATGGCTGCTGTGGGAGCAGCGGTGTTGCCCAAATATTTGCCGGCAGTGATCTCCCTTTCAGCCCTGGGGTACCTCGTAAGCTTACTTTTCATATACCTGTCGGCTCCGGACCTTGCACTTACCCAGGTATTGGTAGAAACCCTTTCCACTATAATCTTCCTGTTTGCTATTGTCAAGATCCCTCAGACCTTTAAGGAGCATATATCTCCATCCCTGTTCATGCGAGATGCTCTTATAGCAGTATCTGTGGCTTCTGTAGTATTTATTTTGCTGTTGAGTGCAACACAAGGCATCATTGCGCCCTTTGAGTCGCTTTCTTACTACTTTATAGAAAAGGCATTACCTCTTGCAGGCGGTCATAATATTGTCAACGTGATAATCGTGGATTTCAGAGGATATGATACATTAGGAGAGATAGCTGTCATGTGTCTTGCTGCTCTTGGAGTTTATAATCTTATACACAGCAGAGGTGAGAGCCAATGA